The following coding sequences lie in one Pseudorca crassidens isolate mPseCra1 chromosome 2, mPseCra1.hap1, whole genome shotgun sequence genomic window:
- the VANGL2 gene encoding vang-like protein 2: MDTESQYSGYSYKSGHSRSSRKHRDRRDRHRSKSRDGSRGDKSVTIQAPGEPLLDNESTRGDERDDNWGETTTVVTGTSEHSISHDDLTRIAKDMEDSVPLDCSRHLGVAAGATLALLSFLTPLAFLLLPPLLWREELEPCGTACEGLFISVAFKLLILLLGSWALFFRRPKASLPRVFVLRALLMVLVFLLVVSYWLFYGVRILDARERSYQGVVQFAVSLVDALLFVHYLAVVLLELRQLQPQFTLKVVRSTDGASRFYNVGHLSIQRVAVWILEKYYHDFPVYNPALLNLPKSVLAKKVSGFKVYSLGEENSTNNSTGQSRAVIAAAARRRDNSHNEYYYEEAEHERRVRKRRARLVVAVEEAFTHIKRLQEEEQKNPREVMDPREAAQAIFASMARAMQKYLRTTKQQPYHTMESILQHLEFCITHDMTPKAFLERYLAAGPTIQYHKERWLAKQWTLVSEEPVTNGLKDGIVFLLKRQDFSLVVSTKKVPFFKLSEEFVDPKSHKFVMRLQSETSV; the protein is encoded by the exons ATGGACACCGAGTCCCAGTACTCAGGGTATTCCTACAAGTCGGGCCACTCCCGCAGCTCCCGCAAGCACAG GGACCGTCGGGACCGACACCGCTCTAAGAGCCGAGACGGGAGCCGTGGGGACAAGTCGGTAACGATCCAGGCTCCAGGGGAGCCCCTGCTGGACAATGAGTCCACGAGAGGGGATGAGCGG GACGACAACTGGGGGGAGACGACCACAGTAGTAACGGGCACCTCGGAGCACAGCATCTCCCATGATGACCTCACGCGCATCGCCAAGGACATGGAGGACAGCGTCCCGCTGGACTGCTCCCGGCACCTGGGCGTGGCGGCGGGGGCCACGCTGGCCCTGCTGTCTTTCCTCACGCCGCTGGCTTTCCTGCTGCTGCCCCCACTGCTGTGGCGGGAGGAGCTGGAGCCGTGCGGGACGGCCTGCGAGGGCCTCTTCATCTCCGTGGCCTTCAAGCTGCTCATCCTGCTGTTGGGCAGCTGGGCCCTGTTCTTCCGCCGGCCCAAGGCCTCTCTGCCCCGTGTCTTCGTGCTGCGTGCCCTGCTCATGGTACTCGTCTTCCTGCTTGTTGTCTCCTACTGGCTCTTCTACGGTGTGCGCATCCTGGACGCCCGCGAGCGCAGCTACCAGGGCGTGGTGCAGTTTGCCGTGTCGCTGGTAGATGCCCTGCTCTTCGTGCACTACCTGGCCGTGGTCCTCCTGGAGCTGCGCCAGCTCCAGCCTCAGTTCACGCTCAAGGTCGTGCGCTCCACCGACGGGGCCAGCCGCTTCTACAACGTGGGCCATCTCAG CATCCAGCGCGTGGCAGTGTGGATCCTGGAGAAGTATTACCATGACTTCCCTGTCTACAACCCTGCCCTCCTCAACCTGCCCAAGTCCGTCCTGGCCAAGAAAGTGTCTGGCTTCAAGGTGTATTCCCTCGGAGAGG AAAACAGCACCAACAACTCCACGGGCCAGTCCCGGGCTGTGATTGCAGCAGCGGCCCGGAGGCGGGACAACAGCCACAACGAGTACTACTACGAGGAGGCCGAGCATGAGCGGAGGGTGCGCAAGAGGAGGGCCAG GCTTGTGGTGGCCGTGGAGGAGGCCTTCACTCACATTAAGCGGCTGCAGGAAGAGGAGCAGAAGAACCCCAGGGAGGTGATGGACCCACGGGAGGCAGCCCAGGCCATCTTCGCATCCATGGCCCGTGCCATGCAGAAGTACCTTCGCACCACCAAGCAGCAGCCTTACCACACCATGGAGAGCATCCTGCAGCACCTTGAGTTCTGCATCACTCACGACATGACACCCAAG gCCTTCCTGGAGCGGTACCTGGCGGCTGGACCCACCATCCAGTACCACAAGGAACGCTGGCTGGCCAAACAGTGGACACTGGTGAGCGAGGAGCCGGTGACCAACGGGCTCAAGGATGGCATCGTTTTCCTCTTGAAACGCCAGGACTTCAGCCTGGTGGTCAGCACCAAGAAGGTCCCATTCTTCAAACTCTCCGAGGAATTTGTGGACCCCAAGTCGCACAAGTTTGTCATGAGGCTGCAGTCTGAGACCTCGGTGTGA